In Nakamurella antarctica, the following are encoded in one genomic region:
- a CDS encoding DUF4081 domain-containing GNAT family N-acetyltransferase: protein MTSAHSDIIADRLDSDPYATCLVGSRFLREMSSARMGGEFWGITGGRDGIFFAGSNLIPVSGDAKAMRAFASLAMRRGRRSASLMGRSELVTTVWEALEPKWGPARAIRWNQPVLTCVQPPAVPPDARVGRANPHDLDLYYPAAVAMFTAEIGIDPRQGDGGRSYSAKLRDLLSRGHCFARIEDGRVIFKAEIGAMTATTALIQGVWVDPEWRGRGIGAAGMAAVVAAIQQGLGKVPCLYVNDFNSAARAAYSRVGFTQVASFTSVLF from the coding sequence TTGACGAGTGCGCACTCCGACATCATCGCCGACAGGCTCGACTCAGACCCGTACGCCACGTGTCTCGTCGGGTCTCGGTTCTTGAGAGAAATGTCCTCCGCACGCATGGGGGGCGAGTTCTGGGGGATCACCGGTGGCCGTGACGGCATATTTTTTGCAGGCTCGAACTTGATTCCCGTCAGCGGCGACGCCAAAGCAATGAGAGCTTTCGCCTCGTTGGCTATGCGTCGTGGCCGTCGCAGCGCGTCATTAATGGGGCGCTCGGAACTAGTTACCACCGTGTGGGAGGCATTGGAGCCCAAGTGGGGTCCCGCCAGAGCGATCCGCTGGAATCAGCCGGTCCTGACCTGTGTTCAGCCTCCCGCGGTGCCACCCGATGCGCGAGTCGGGCGCGCAAACCCCCATGATTTGGACCTTTATTACCCCGCGGCTGTCGCGATGTTTACCGCCGAGATCGGCATCGATCCACGACAGGGCGATGGCGGCCGCTCCTATAGCGCCAAATTGCGCGACCTACTTTCCCGGGGACACTGTTTTGCTCGGATAGAAGACGGCCGGGTGATCTTCAAGGCTGAGATCGGTGCGATGACTGCCACCACCGCGCTGATCCAGGGAGTGTGGGTTGACCCGGAGTGGCGCGGTCGGGGCATCGGCGCAGCGGGGATGGCTGCCGTGGTCGCAGCAATCCAGCAGGGACTGGGAAAGGTGCCGTGCTTGTACGTCAACGATTTCAACAGCGCAGCCAGAGCGGCCTACTCCAGGGTCGGATTTACCCAAGTTGCTTCGTTCACGTCAGTGCTTTTTTAA
- the rlmN gene encoding 23S rRNA (adenine(2503)-C(2))-methyltransferase RlmN produces MSEIAAPAAAPTPASRSLPLVFTAPRRPKPPVHLLDLSVPERKEAVKALGQPAFRADQLARHYFSGLTTDPAEMTDLPEAGRAEFVSAIMPQLLTQVRSIATDSGDTRKTLWRAHDGTLIESVLMKYPERITLCVSSQAGCGMACPFCATGQGGLERNLSTGEIVEQVRLAAKASRDGVFGAPQRLSNIVFMGMGEPLANYKRVLEAVRAIVSPSPQGLGISARSVTVSTVGLLPAIDKLTEEGLAVRLAVSLHAPDDELRDELVPVNSRWKVAEVLQGARRYADRTGRRVSIEYALIKEINDQPWRADLLGKILRDHLGQLVHVNLIPLNPTPGSKWDASPRPVQEEFVKRVEAQGVACTVRDTRGQDIDAACGQLAANERDK; encoded by the coding sequence ATGTCTGAAATTGCCGCCCCCGCCGCCGCTCCCACCCCAGCCTCCCGCTCGCTCCCGCTGGTGTTCACTGCCCCGCGTCGTCCGAAGCCACCGGTCCATCTCTTGGACTTGAGCGTTCCGGAACGCAAGGAAGCGGTAAAGGCGTTGGGCCAGCCCGCGTTTCGCGCAGATCAGCTCGCTCGTCATTACTTCTCCGGACTGACGACGGACCCCGCCGAGATGACGGATCTTCCGGAGGCCGGACGCGCGGAATTTGTCTCCGCGATAATGCCGCAGTTGTTGACCCAGGTTCGAAGCATTGCCACCGACTCTGGCGACACCCGAAAAACCCTCTGGCGGGCGCATGACGGGACGCTGATCGAATCGGTATTGATGAAGTATCCGGAGCGGATCACACTGTGTGTTTCGTCCCAAGCTGGCTGCGGGATGGCGTGCCCTTTCTGTGCCACAGGCCAAGGCGGTCTGGAACGCAACCTGTCGACAGGCGAAATTGTTGAACAGGTGAGGCTTGCGGCCAAAGCCAGCAGGGACGGTGTATTTGGCGCGCCGCAACGGCTTTCGAATATTGTTTTCATGGGGATGGGGGAGCCCCTGGCGAATTACAAGAGAGTTCTTGAAGCGGTTCGCGCCATCGTGAGCCCGAGCCCGCAGGGGCTTGGCATTTCGGCTCGCTCGGTCACTGTCTCAACCGTGGGCCTTCTACCGGCTATCGACAAACTCACTGAAGAGGGCTTAGCGGTGCGTCTTGCCGTGAGCTTGCATGCCCCCGACGACGAGCTTCGGGACGAGCTTGTTCCGGTGAACTCGCGGTGGAAGGTTGCCGAAGTTTTGCAAGGTGCACGGCGGTACGCGGACAGGACAGGCCGCCGCGTTTCCATCGAATACGCGTTGATCAAAGAGATCAACGACCAGCCCTGGCGCGCTGATCTGCTCGGCAAGATTCTGCGGGATCATCTGGGCCAGCTCGTACACGTCAACCTCATCCCCCTCAACCCCACTCCGGGGAGTAAATGGGACGCAAGCCCTCGGCCAGTGCAGGAAGAGTTCGTCAAACGAGTAGAGGCTCAAGGGGTGGCTTGCACCGTGCGCGATACGCGGGGCCAAGACATCGATGCGGCATGCGGGCAATTGGCCGCTAACGAACGGGACAAGTAA
- a CDS encoding ferritin-like fold-containing protein produces MSETTSEKFDTNSGASGVNDAAVSEAAPASRAAFAPDSASVVDLLGVLAYGELSAFDRMSIDARTAPTLSGRVALSQMAAAEMGHYRSLAAHLAQGGTDIEVAMRPFVRPFDAFHDSTAPHSWLESLVKAHVGDGLAADFYREIAEWLDPDTRNLVFEVLGDSGHSAFAVREVRKACETDPRLAGSLALWGRRLLGEAMTQAQYVVAERDSLAELIVTGSGDMTGIASLFRRLQQGHTGRMRSLGLA; encoded by the coding sequence ATGTCGGAGACCACCAGCGAAAAATTTGATACCAACAGCGGGGCATCTGGTGTCAACGATGCTGCCGTAAGTGAGGCTGCGCCGGCGAGCAGAGCGGCGTTTGCGCCGGATTCAGCTTCGGTCGTTGACCTGCTGGGTGTCTTGGCGTACGGCGAATTGTCAGCATTCGACCGCATGTCCATTGACGCGCGAACCGCGCCAACGCTGTCCGGTCGCGTGGCCCTCTCGCAAATGGCCGCGGCAGAGATGGGCCATTACCGTTCTCTGGCAGCCCATTTGGCCCAAGGTGGGACCGATATTGAGGTCGCTATGCGCCCTTTCGTCCGGCCCTTTGACGCGTTTCACGATTCGACTGCTCCGCACTCTTGGCTGGAATCTTTGGTGAAGGCACATGTAGGCGACGGACTTGCTGCCGACTTCTATCGTGAGATCGCCGAATGGCTGGACCCCGATACTCGCAACCTCGTCTTCGAGGTGCTCGGTGATTCGGGGCATTCAGCATTCGCCGTTCGCGAGGTTCGCAAAGCGTGCGAGACAGACCCCCGTCTTGCAGGTTCATTAGCGCTGTGGGGTCGGCGTTTACTCGGTGAAGCGATGACTCAGGCCCAATACGTCGTCGCTGAGCGGGACTCGCTGGCCGAGTTGATCGTCACTGGATCAGGCGATATGACGGGTATCGCGTCTCTGTTCCGCAGACTGCAGCAAGGGCACACAGGGAGGATGCGTTCGCTTGGCCTAGCGTGA
- a CDS encoding DUF2631 domain-containing protein: protein MAEHSVELVKSGGQDVPLFDDQSVDPHAAVEPVAHASIQRYNPDAPSEEWGWHGSWREFAPKGSRVMLWIGVAMMFVMLIGNHKSRVEDYYLIGIGLLMALWLLHTEVKIRKQRKTRP, encoded by the coding sequence GTGGCTGAGCATTCAGTGGAACTAGTGAAGTCCGGCGGTCAAGACGTCCCCCTGTTCGACGACCAGTCGGTAGACCCGCACGCAGCTGTAGAGCCTGTTGCCCACGCATCCATCCAGCGATACAACCCAGACGCGCCTTCCGAAGAATGGGGTTGGCACGGCTCGTGGCGAGAGTTTGCGCCCAAGGGCAGCCGGGTGATGCTGTGGATCGGCGTCGCGATGATGTTCGTCATGTTGATCGGTAACCATAAGTCGCGGGTCGAGGACTATTACCTCATCGGCATTGGCCTGCTGATGGCGCTCTGGCTGTTACACACCGAAGTAAAGATTCGCAAGCAGCGTAAGACTCGCCCCTGA
- the dxr gene encoding 1-deoxy-D-xylulose-5-phosphate reductoisomerase, with translation MRFPRKVLILGCTGSIGTQALEVVRANPDLFEVTGLAAGGSNLSLFREQALEFPAAQLALATEGSELGLGDRRVRSGPRAATELVEEVDADVVLNGITGSIGLGPTLAALAAGRVLALANKESLVAGGSLVTRAAAPGQIVPVDSEHSALAQALRGGGKHEVAALVLTASGGPFRGKTRAELAEVTAAQALRHPTWAMGPVVTVNSATLVNKGLELIEAHLLFDIPYDRIQTVVHPQSVVHSMVTFADGSTLAQASPPDMKLPIALGLAWPHRVPGAAAACDFTKAASWTFEPVDHVTFPALKLAARAGQIGGHAPAVMNAANEEFVAAFLAGKLAFLHITDQLERILDRMPADFTSEPETMASIAEAEDWSRQQAASLMGC, from the coding sequence CTGCGCTTTCCACGCAAGGTCCTGATCCTCGGGTGCACCGGTTCCATCGGAACCCAGGCTCTGGAAGTAGTGAGGGCCAACCCTGATCTTTTTGAAGTGACGGGTCTGGCTGCTGGCGGCAGCAACCTTTCGCTGTTTCGGGAGCAGGCGCTCGAATTCCCGGCAGCGCAGTTGGCGCTGGCAACCGAGGGGAGCGAACTCGGCCTAGGAGATCGGCGGGTGCGGTCGGGGCCGCGAGCGGCCACCGAGCTGGTGGAAGAGGTGGACGCCGATGTAGTGCTGAATGGGATCACCGGGTCGATCGGGCTGGGGCCAACTCTCGCCGCTTTGGCCGCAGGCAGGGTGTTGGCACTGGCGAATAAGGAGTCTCTGGTAGCGGGCGGCTCTCTTGTGACCCGGGCCGCTGCGCCGGGCCAGATTGTGCCGGTCGATAGCGAACATTCAGCGTTAGCCCAAGCACTGCGCGGCGGGGGTAAACACGAGGTGGCCGCGTTGGTACTTACCGCTTCGGGTGGTCCCTTTCGCGGAAAAACGCGCGCGGAGCTTGCTGAAGTCACTGCTGCGCAGGCGCTGCGGCATCCGACCTGGGCAATGGGACCAGTGGTCACGGTGAACTCCGCGACCCTGGTGAACAAGGGGTTGGAGTTGATCGAGGCGCACCTGCTTTTCGATATTCCGTACGACCGGATCCAGACGGTGGTGCATCCCCAGTCGGTCGTGCATTCTATGGTCACCTTCGCTGATGGCAGCACTTTGGCGCAGGCCAGCCCGCCTGACATGAAACTGCCAATTGCGCTTGGCCTGGCGTGGCCGCACCGCGTTCCCGGCGCAGCTGCCGCCTGTGACTTCACGAAAGCCGCGTCGTGGACCTTCGAACCGGTAGACCATGTGACCTTCCCCGCGCTGAAACTGGCCGCGCGCGCGGGTCAGATCGGCGGGCATGCGCCGGCGGTCATGAACGCGGCGAACGAAGAGTTCGTTGCCGCATTTCTTGCGGGCAAACTGGCGTTCTTGCACATCACAGACCAGCTGGAGCGCATCCTGGACAGGATGCCCGCCGATTTCACATCTGAACCGGAGACTATGGCGTCTATCGCCGAGGCCGAGGACTGGTCGCGGCAGCAAGCCGCTTCACTGATGGGATGCTAG
- a CDS encoding M50 family metallopeptidase yields MLVALGVVLFVLGLLFSIAWHELGHLTFAKIFGVRTTQYMVGFGKTVWSRQKGETEYGIKAVPLGGYIRMVGMVPPGKDGRQRTMTTAQGPMGVFRQMIEDSRASDRAQVIDTIDDGRQFYQLHPFKRIIIMFAGPFMNLIFAVGLFAVILIGIGIPTAIPTVASVSACVIPATATRKDCLPTDPQTPAAAAGLQPGDRFVSFNGQTITDWDQMRALIAVAGDTTAQIVYERGGVEKTARVPVIATERNTYDDTGTQVTGSAIVGFLGVSPQLPYTSQSIGAVVTQTGSFIGRAASAVVQIPSRIPALWDSIFSGQKRDVNTPVGIVGAGRISGEILDLDTSKTEKLVLFLQLLAGFNMSLFLLNLLPLLPLDGGHILGAVLEWIKRGFAKVFKRPDPGPFDVAKLMPVAYVVAILFIGLTLLTLVADIVNPVDLFG; encoded by the coding sequence ATGTTGGTGGCACTTGGGGTCGTCCTATTCGTGCTTGGGCTGCTCTTTTCTATCGCCTGGCACGAGCTGGGTCACTTGACCTTTGCCAAAATCTTCGGGGTCCGGACCACGCAGTACATGGTTGGCTTCGGGAAGACCGTCTGGTCACGACAAAAAGGCGAAACCGAGTACGGCATCAAGGCAGTGCCGTTGGGCGGCTACATCAGAATGGTGGGGATGGTCCCGCCAGGCAAGGACGGTCGTCAACGCACGATGACCACCGCCCAAGGCCCGATGGGGGTCTTTCGGCAGATGATCGAAGATTCGCGCGCGTCCGACCGCGCCCAAGTGATCGATACCATCGACGACGGCCGGCAGTTTTACCAACTGCACCCCTTCAAACGAATCATCATCATGTTCGCTGGCCCTTTCATGAACCTGATTTTCGCCGTCGGTCTCTTCGCCGTCATTTTGATCGGCATTGGTATCCCGACCGCTATACCCACGGTCGCTTCGGTATCGGCGTGTGTCATCCCGGCGACTGCGACTCGAAAGGACTGTCTGCCTACCGACCCGCAAACCCCTGCTGCGGCAGCGGGTTTGCAGCCTGGCGACCGCTTTGTCTCCTTTAATGGGCAAACGATCACGGATTGGGATCAGATGCGAGCCCTGATCGCGGTCGCGGGCGATACCACCGCTCAGATTGTGTACGAGCGCGGGGGCGTCGAGAAGACAGCCAGGGTTCCGGTAATCGCCACCGAGCGCAACACTTACGACGACACGGGAACTCAGGTAACGGGGAGCGCGATCGTGGGATTCCTCGGGGTCTCGCCGCAACTGCCCTACACCTCGCAGTCGATCGGCGCAGTTGTTACTCAAACCGGCAGTTTCATCGGCCGTGCTGCCAGTGCGGTGGTGCAGATTCCCAGTCGGATACCCGCGCTCTGGGATTCGATTTTTTCAGGTCAGAAGCGAGATGTGAACACGCCAGTGGGAATTGTGGGGGCCGGTCGGATCTCTGGTGAGATCCTTGATCTCGACACCAGTAAAACTGAAAAGCTTGTACTGTTCCTACAGCTTCTTGCCGGATTCAATATGAGCTTGTTCCTGCTCAACCTCCTGCCACTCCTGCCGTTGGATGGCGGCCACATTCTCGGCGCAGTTCTGGAATGGATCAAGCGCGGTTTCGCCAAGGTCTTCAAACGTCCCGACCCCGGGCCATTCGACGTAGCCAAGTTGATGCCTGTTGCTTACGTGGTGGCAATACTATTCATCGGACTCACCCTGCTGACCCTGGTAGCTGACATTGTGAACCCTGTCGATCTATTCGGCTAG
- the ispG gene encoding flavodoxin-dependent (E)-4-hydroxy-3-methylbut-2-enyl-diphosphate synthase — protein sequence MSVGLGMPSTPADRVVPVLAPRRRTRQMMVGTVGVGSDYPVSVQSMTTTVTADINKTLQQIAELTAAGCQIVRVAVPTNDDAAALAVIAKKSQLPVIADIHFQSNYVFAAIDAGCAAVRVNPGNIRAFDDKVGEIAKAAAAAGVGIRIGVNAGSLDKRLLAKYGKATPEALVESALWECSLFEEHDYRDIKISVKHNDPVIMVRAYELLAEQCDYPLHLGVTEAGPAFQGTIKSAVAFGALLSRGIGDTIRVSLSAPPVEEVKVGLQILESLNLRERGLEIVSCPSCGRAQVDVYKLAEEVTAGLEGLDVPLRVAVMGCVVNGPGEAREADLGVASGNGKGQIFVKGEVIKTVPEHMIVETLIEEAMLLAEKMKLEGAVSGTPSVSLV from the coding sequence ATCTCCGTCGGTCTCGGCATGCCGAGTACCCCCGCCGATCGCGTGGTACCCGTGCTGGCTCCGCGGCGTAGAACACGCCAGATGATGGTAGGAACTGTGGGGGTCGGCAGTGACTACCCAGTTTCGGTCCAGTCAATGACCACCACAGTGACAGCCGACATCAACAAAACCTTGCAGCAGATCGCCGAGCTGACGGCCGCGGGCTGCCAGATCGTTCGAGTCGCCGTCCCCACCAACGACGACGCCGCAGCGCTCGCGGTCATCGCGAAGAAGTCTCAACTCCCCGTCATCGCCGATATTCACTTCCAGTCCAACTACGTATTCGCTGCCATCGATGCCGGATGCGCCGCGGTCCGCGTCAACCCGGGCAACATCAGGGCTTTTGACGACAAGGTAGGGGAGATTGCCAAAGCCGCAGCCGCCGCAGGTGTGGGCATCAGAATTGGGGTCAACGCCGGTTCTCTCGACAAGCGTCTTCTCGCAAAGTACGGCAAGGCCACGCCCGAAGCCCTGGTGGAGTCTGCGTTGTGGGAGTGTTCGCTTTTCGAGGAGCACGATTACCGCGACATCAAGATCTCGGTCAAGCACAACGATCCCGTCATCATGGTGAGGGCCTACGAGCTCCTGGCTGAGCAATGTGATTACCCGCTGCATTTGGGCGTCACCGAAGCCGGTCCGGCTTTCCAGGGGACCATCAAATCGGCGGTGGCTTTCGGCGCCCTCCTCAGCCGCGGTATCGGCGATACCATCCGCGTGTCACTTTCCGCTCCGCCGGTGGAAGAAGTGAAAGTGGGTCTCCAGATTCTCGAGTCGCTCAATCTGCGAGAGCGCGGTCTCGAGATCGTGTCGTGTCCCTCCTGTGGACGAGCGCAGGTCGATGTGTACAAGCTCGCGGAAGAAGTGACCGCAGGTCTTGAAGGTTTGGATGTGCCGCTGCGCGTGGCCGTCATGGGTTGCGTCGTGAACGGACCAGGCGAAGCTCGTGAGGCAGACCTCGGCGTAGCCTCTGGCAACGGCAAGGGCCAGATTTTCGTCAAGGGCGAGGTCATCAAAACCGTCCCGGAACACATGATCGTGGAAACTCTGATTGAAGAGGCAATGCTGCTTGCCGAGAAGATGAAACTGGAAGGCGCAGTCTCCGGCACGCCTTCGGTGAGCTTGGTCTGA